From a single Maylandia zebra isolate NMK-2024a linkage group LG3, Mzebra_GT3a, whole genome shotgun sequence genomic region:
- the LOC106676430 gene encoding uncharacterized protein LOC106676430, whose protein sequence is MTLLTSACLCVALLFVCVVDLASSEQKIITAQSGQNVTLTCRAPQGKPIRAVKWSRADLGDKYVLLYRDELFDQTSQHPSFKNRVDLQDRQMKDGDVSLILKDVTINDAGTYECRVIVGESASLEIMGTVNMSVLPPGHQGDTEDGGIKDIPVGLKIGLSFIGGIVSGFLLCCFGIFLCIYCNNDAEIRSQEL, encoded by the exons ATGACTCTGTTAACATCAGCGTGTCTCTGCGTGGCTCTGCTGTTCGTCTGTGTCGTGGATTTGGCTTCCTCAG agCAGAAAATCATCACAGCTCAGTCTGGACAGAacgtcactctgacatgtcgaGCTCCACAAGGCAAACCCATCAGAGCTGTGaagtggagcagagctgacctgGGAGATAAATATGTGCTTTTGTACCGAGATGAGCTGTTTGATCAAACAAgccagcatccatcttttaagaaccgggtggatctgcaggacagacagatgaaggatggagacgtgtctttgattctgaaggatGTGACGATTAATGATGCTGGAACATACGAGTGTCGTGTCATTGTGGGAGAATCAGCATCATTGGAGATCATGGGAACCGTCAACATGAGTGTTCTTCCTCCAG GTCACCAGGGAGACACGGAGGATGGAGGGATAAAGGATATCCCTGTTGGACTTAAAATCGGTCTGTCATTTATTGGTGGGATTGTTTCaggttttcttttgtgttgttttgggaTCTTTCTTTGCATTTACTGCAATAATGATGCTGAGATTCGGAGTCAGGAGCTATAA
- the LOC101479240 gene encoding matrix remodeling-associated protein 8 isoform X3 produces the protein MKETSVLCLLYQKNITAESGQDVVLPCRVPSNKTIRAVKWSRADLAKEYVLLYRDDQLDQDNQHPSFKNRVDLQDRQMKDGNMSLILKNVTIDDGGSYNCNIFNGETRSWESINTVSLTVSGQTGGDKQDGPVGLIVGLSVSAVLLVAAVVGFLIYRKHKQQQSQDSHQPPVEFQPV, from the exons atgaaggaaacatctgtgctgtgtctgctct accagaaaaacatcacagctgAGTCGGGACAGGATGTAGTTCTACCATGTCGAGTACCATCAAACAaaaccatcagagctgtgaaGTGGAGCAGAGCGGACCTGGCGAAGGAATATGTGCTTTTGTACCGGGATGATCAGCTGGATCAAGAcaaccagcatccatcttttaagaaccgggtggatctgcaagacagacagatgaaggatggaaacatgtctttgattctgaagaatGTGACGATTGATGATGGTGGATCATACAATTGTAATATCTTCAACGGAGAGACAAGGTCATGGGAGAGCATCAACACTGTCAGCCTGACTGTttcag gtcagacaggaggagacaaaCAGGATGGACCTGTTGGACTGATAGTTGGTCTGTCAGTTTCTGCTGTTCttcttgttgctgctgttgttggatTTTTGATCtacagaaaacataaacaacaacagaGTCAGGATTCACACCAGCCTCCTGTTGAATTTCAGCCTGTTTGA
- the LOC101479240 gene encoding matrix remodeling-associated protein 8 isoform X2: MTPLTSACLCLTLLFVCVVDLASSDQKNITAESGQDVVLPCRVPSNKTIRAVKWSRADLAKEYVLLYRDDQLDQDNQHPSFKNRVDLQDRQMKDGNMSLILKNVTIDDGGSYNCNIFNGETRSWESINTVSLTVSGQTGGDKQDGPVGLIVGLSVSAVLLVAAVVGFLIYRKHKQQQSQDSHQPPVEFQPV, translated from the exons ATGACTCCGTTAACATCAGCCTGTCTCTGCTTAACtctgctgtttgtctgtgtcgTGGATTTGGCCTCTTCAG accagaaaaacatcacagctgAGTCGGGACAGGATGTAGTTCTACCATGTCGAGTACCATCAAACAaaaccatcagagctgtgaaGTGGAGCAGAGCGGACCTGGCGAAGGAATATGTGCTTTTGTACCGGGATGATCAGCTGGATCAAGAcaaccagcatccatcttttaagaaccgggtggatctgcaagacagacagatgaaggatggaaacatgtctttgattctgaagaatGTGACGATTGATGATGGTGGATCATACAATTGTAATATCTTCAACGGAGAGACAAGGTCATGGGAGAGCATCAACACTGTCAGCCTGACTGTttcag gtcagacaggaggagacaaaCAGGATGGACCTGTTGGACTGATAGTTGGTCTGTCAGTTTCTGCTGTTCttcttgttgctgctgttgttggatTTTTGATCtacagaaaacataaacaacaacagaGTCAGGATTCACACCAGCCTCCTGTTGAATTTCAGCCTGTTTGA
- the LOC105940521 gene encoding high affinity immunoglobulin epsilon receptor subunit alpha-like, translating into MKETSVLCLLFLISLLSCTTNQARLTVSPSSSQIFKGDFVSLSCEEDDSSAGWTLRRNTSKGNTTQCGDGWGKPAGSSCNIIKAASHDSGVYWCESREGPISNMVNLTVTGGSVILQSPVLPVMEGDDVTLLCETKTTPSNLPAAFYKDGSLIRKQPTGHMTIQHVSRSDEGLYKCDISGHGESPSSWITVTGEHTTTPPPTSTPPPGSYLFPALSCVGSDCAMVLLVLLVVLVRQCVHRKP; encoded by the exons atgaaggaaacatctgtgctgtgtctgctct ttctgatctcactgctgagctgcacaacaaaccaag ctcgtctgactgtgagtcccagcagctctcagaTCTTTAAAGGagactttgtgtctctgagctgtgaggaggacgacagctctgctggatggactctgaggagaaacacaagcaaagGAAACACCACTCAGTGTGGAGATGGGTGGGGAAAACCAGCAGGTTCTTCCTGTAACATCATTAAAGCAGCATCTCACgacagtggagtttactggtgtgagtccagagagggtcccatcagtaacatggttaacctgacagtcactg gtggatcagtgatcctgcagagtcctgtcctccctgtgatggagggagatgacgtcactctgctctgtgaaacaaagaccactccctccaacctcccagctgctttctataaagatggctccctcatcaggaagcagcctacaggtcacatgaccatccagcatgtttccaggtctgatgaaggcctctacaagtgtgacatcagcggtcatggagagtctccatccagctggatcactgtcacag gggaacacaccaccacacctccacctacatccacacCTCCACCTGGTTCTTACCTTTTTCCTGCATTGTCATGTGTTGGATCAGACTGTGCTATGGTTTTACTGGTGTTACTGGTTGTGCTGGTGAGACAATGTGTTCACAGGAAACCTTAA